One region of Anthonomus grandis grandis chromosome 22, icAntGran1.3, whole genome shotgun sequence genomic DNA includes:
- the LOC126748864 gene encoding uncharacterized protein LOC126748864 isoform X1: MTMLEAAETTIPKVIAVEKLFDIPNGSGNDYIEFESLRSDEPVTEETVLEEITLDMPIIITEVKTMNKNKSDLTYGVSEFQDYYENRIFVEQPEAERVATVDNNIHIESLPITIIDATMVTSNKTDLPYGATDFQNTYESCELVIQPETEPISSREQNDPQLHLNLLHRNSQMTPVCRFLDHSDAEEDPFIGDDQLNDPDFIPPIETDSDRDSEEHIIPPKKTKINNQNSAGDNHPQPFAVLSKRCRKIRKERKDKRNSGQSYVTETGKMISEKRFRIVGESVRIGLITI, encoded by the exons atgACTATGCTTGAAGCTGCAGAGACCACAATACCTAAGGTAATAGCTGTTGAAAAGTTGTTTGACATTCCAAATGGATCAGGCAACGATTATATTGAATTTGAGTCTTTAAGAAGCGATG AACCAGTAACAGAAGAGACTGTTTTAGAAGAAATTACCCTTGATATGCCAATTATCATTACTGAAGTAAAAactatgaacaaaaataaatctgatcTGACTTATGGGGTATCAGAATTTCAAGATTATTATG aaaacagAATCTTTGTTGAACAGCCTGAAGCAGAAAGAGTCGCAACAGTAGACAACAATATACATATTGAAAGTCTGCCAATTACTATTATTGATGCAACAATGGTGACCAGTAACAAAACTGACCTTCCCTATGGGGCCACAGATTTTCAAAATACATATG AAAGTTGTGAATTGGTTATACAGCCCGAGACCGAACCAATATCATCAAGAGAACAGAACGATCCGCAACTTCATTTAAATCTACTCCACCGTAATTCTC aaatgactCCAGTCTGTCGATTTCTTGATCATTCTGACGCTGAAGAAGACCCTTTTATCGGTGATGATCAACTCAATGATCCTGATTTTATACCTCCAATAGAAACGGATTCAGATCGCGATTCAGAAGAGCATATCATACCtccgaaaaaaactaaaataaataatcagaaCTCCGCAGGCGATAATCATCCGCAGCCTTTTGCTGTATTAAGTAAACGATGCCGAAAGATTAGAAAAGAGAGAAAGGATAAAAGAAACTCAGGTCAGTCGTACGTAACTGAAACTGGGAAAATGATATCTGAGAAAAGATTCCGGATTGTCGGCGAAAGTGTAAGAATCGGTTTGATTACAATTTAA
- the LOC126748864 gene encoding uncharacterized protein LOC126748864 isoform X2, which produces MTMLEAAETTIPKVIAVEKLFDIPNGSGNDYIEFESLRSDEPVTEETVLEEITLDMPIIITEVKTMNKNKSDLTYGVSEFQDYYENRIFVEQPEAERVATVDNNIHIESLPITIIDATMVTSNKTDLPYGATDFQNTYESCELVIQPETEPISSREQNDPQLHLNLLHQMTPVCRFLDHSDAEEDPFIGDDQLNDPDFIPPIETDSDRDSEEHIIPPKKTKINNQNSAGDNHPQPFAVLSKRCRKIRKERKDKRNSGQSYVTETGKMISEKRFRIVGESVRIGLITI; this is translated from the exons atgACTATGCTTGAAGCTGCAGAGACCACAATACCTAAGGTAATAGCTGTTGAAAAGTTGTTTGACATTCCAAATGGATCAGGCAACGATTATATTGAATTTGAGTCTTTAAGAAGCGATG AACCAGTAACAGAAGAGACTGTTTTAGAAGAAATTACCCTTGATATGCCAATTATCATTACTGAAGTAAAAactatgaacaaaaataaatctgatcTGACTTATGGGGTATCAGAATTTCAAGATTATTATG aaaacagAATCTTTGTTGAACAGCCTGAAGCAGAAAGAGTCGCAACAGTAGACAACAATATACATATTGAAAGTCTGCCAATTACTATTATTGATGCAACAATGGTGACCAGTAACAAAACTGACCTTCCCTATGGGGCCACAGATTTTCAAAATACATATG AAAGTTGTGAATTGGTTATACAGCCCGAGACCGAACCAATATCATCAAGAGAACAGAACGATCCGCAACTTCATTTAAATCTACTCCACC aaatgactCCAGTCTGTCGATTTCTTGATCATTCTGACGCTGAAGAAGACCCTTTTATCGGTGATGATCAACTCAATGATCCTGATTTTATACCTCCAATAGAAACGGATTCAGATCGCGATTCAGAAGAGCATATCATACCtccgaaaaaaactaaaataaataatcagaaCTCCGCAGGCGATAATCATCCGCAGCCTTTTGCTGTATTAAGTAAACGATGCCGAAAGATTAGAAAAGAGAGAAAGGATAAAAGAAACTCAGGTCAGTCGTACGTAACTGAAACTGGGAAAATGATATCTGAGAAAAGATTCCGGATTGTCGGCGAAAGTGTAAGAATCGGTTTGATTACAATTTAA